One genomic region from Ralstonia pickettii DTP0602 encodes:
- a CDS encoding membrane protein, with protein MQNLGIRIRLGAAFGAMWSLMAIGIAVALPRMQGATDARNLLISLGAAGLGLAVAGTWWLARSIEAPLSEAVYIAETVAAGDLSQEFETERGGEFGRLLGGLGEMEDMLTGLVTRIKAATDSIGAASHQIAAGNTDLSQRTEEQAASLQQTASSMSELTAMVRQNTERARAANGLAETASGIAARGGEVVGNVVQTMSAISASSRKVTDIIEVIEGIAFQTNILALNAAVEAARAGEQGRGFAVVAGEVRTLAQRSAAAAKEIKQLIDASVQQVDSGSALVGQAGETMHEIVQSVGRVTTLLGEITAASEQQSAGIAQVNEAVAQMDAVTQQNAALVEQAASASSALAGQATELQQVVGEFKLDA; from the coding sequence ATGCAGAATTTGGGGATTCGCATACGCCTGGGCGCGGCATTTGGCGCCATGTGGTCGCTGATGGCGATCGGGATTGCGGTGGCATTGCCGCGCATGCAGGGCGCCACCGACGCGCGCAACCTGCTGATCTCACTGGGCGCCGCAGGGCTGGGCCTGGCCGTCGCCGGCACCTGGTGGCTGGCGCGGAGCATCGAGGCGCCGCTGTCTGAGGCGGTCTATATCGCCGAAACCGTGGCCGCCGGCGACCTGAGCCAGGAATTCGAGACCGAGCGTGGCGGCGAATTCGGCCGGCTGCTGGGCGGGCTGGGCGAGATGGAAGACATGCTCACCGGCCTGGTGACGCGCATCAAGGCCGCCACCGATTCGATCGGCGCAGCCTCGCACCAGATCGCCGCCGGCAATACTGACCTTTCGCAGCGCACCGAGGAACAGGCCGCGTCGCTGCAGCAGACTGCGTCGAGCATGAGCGAGCTGACGGCGATGGTGCGCCAGAACACCGAACGCGCGCGCGCCGCCAACGGCCTGGCGGAAACCGCATCCGGCATCGCCGCGCGCGGCGGCGAGGTGGTCGGCAACGTGGTGCAGACCATGTCCGCGATCAGCGCCAGCTCGCGCAAGGTGACCGACATCATCGAGGTGATCGAAGGCATTGCCTTCCAGACCAATATCCTGGCGCTGAACGCGGCGGTGGAAGCCGCCCGCGCCGGCGAGCAGGGCCGCGGCTTCGCCGTGGTGGCCGGCGAGGTGCGCACACTGGCGCAACGCAGCGCGGCGGCGGCCAAGGAGATCAAGCAGCTGATCGACGCCTCCGTGCAGCAGGTGGACAGCGGTTCGGCGCTGGTAGGCCAGGCCGGCGAGACCATGCACGAGATCGTGCAGTCGGTGGGCCGCGTGACCACGCTGCTGGGCGAGATCACCGCGGCGTCGGAGCAGCAGAGCGCCGGCATCGCGCAGGTCAATGAGGCGGTGGCGCAGATGGACGCCGTGACGCAACAGAACGCCGCGCTGGTCGAGCAGGCGGCCAGCGCCTCGAGCGCGCTGGCTGGACAGGCCACCGAGCTGCAGCAGGTGGTCGGCGAGTTCAAGCTGGACGCCTGA
- a CDS encoding hypothetical protein (K00837: E2.6.1.- [EC:2.6.1.-]): protein MTHVFHRNPRQKLPVAVAGQGIELIDSEGRRYLDASGGAAVSCLGHAHPRVIAAIKAQLDTIAYAHTSFFTTEVSETLADTLAQAAPGDLDHVYFVSGGSEAVESALKLARQYFVELGQPSRRHFIARRQSYHGNTLGALAIGGNAWRREPFLPLLVPAHHVSPCYAYRDQQAGETDSQYAQRLADELEAKILELGPDTVAAFVAETVVGATAGAVPPVGDYLKRIRAVCDKYGVLLILDEVMSGMGRTGYLFACEEDGVVPDIVTIAKGLGAGYQPIGAMLSTRRIYDTIVGGSGFFQHGHTYIGHATACAAALAVQRTIAEDNLLANVQARGEQLRARLREALGEHPNLGDIRGRGLFVGVEFVADRGSKATLDPALKTHAQLKSAAMQNGLLVYPMGGTVDGVHGDHVLFAPPFICTPQDIDSIVERFAAAVRAVLPAAATATA, encoded by the coding sequence ATGACCCACGTATTCCATCGCAATCCGCGCCAGAAGCTGCCCGTTGCCGTCGCCGGGCAGGGGATCGAACTGATCGACAGCGAAGGCCGCCGCTATCTCGACGCCTCGGGCGGCGCGGCCGTCTCTTGCCTGGGCCACGCCCATCCGCGCGTGATCGCGGCGATCAAGGCGCAGCTCGACACCATCGCCTACGCGCACACCTCGTTCTTCACCACCGAGGTGTCGGAGACGCTGGCCGACACGCTCGCGCAGGCCGCGCCGGGCGACCTGGACCATGTCTATTTCGTCTCGGGCGGCTCCGAGGCGGTGGAGTCGGCGCTGAAGCTGGCGCGCCAGTACTTTGTCGAGCTGGGGCAGCCCAGCCGCCGCCACTTCATCGCGCGCCGGCAGAGCTATCACGGCAATACCCTGGGCGCGCTGGCAATCGGCGGCAATGCGTGGCGGCGCGAGCCGTTCCTGCCGCTGCTGGTGCCGGCGCACCACGTATCGCCGTGCTACGCCTATCGTGACCAGCAGGCCGGCGAAACCGATTCGCAGTACGCCCAGCGCCTGGCGGATGAACTGGAAGCGAAGATCCTGGAACTGGGGCCGGACACCGTGGCCGCCTTCGTCGCCGAGACGGTGGTGGGCGCCACGGCCGGCGCGGTGCCCCCGGTGGGCGACTACCTCAAGCGCATCCGCGCCGTGTGCGACAAGTACGGCGTGCTGCTGATCCTGGACGAAGTGATGTCAGGCATGGGCCGCACCGGCTACCTGTTCGCGTGCGAAGAGGATGGCGTGGTGCCCGATATCGTCACCATCGCCAAGGGCCTGGGCGCGGGTTACCAGCCGATCGGCGCGATGCTGTCGACGCGTCGCATCTACGACACCATCGTCGGCGGCAGCGGCTTTTTCCAGCACGGCCATACCTATATCGGCCATGCCACGGCATGCGCCGCAGCGCTGGCGGTGCAGCGGACGATCGCTGAAGACAACTTGCTGGCCAACGTGCAGGCACGCGGCGAACAACTGCGCGCGCGGCTGCGCGAAGCGTTGGGCGAGCACCCCAACCTGGGCGATATCCGTGGGCGGGGCTTGTTCGTCGGTGTGGAGTTCGTGGCCGACCGCGGCAGCAAGGCCACCCTCGATCCCGCGCTGAAGACGCATGCGCAGCTGAAGTCGGCCGCGATGCAGAACGGGTTGCTGGTCTATCCGATGGGCGGCACGGTGGATGGCGTGCACGGCGACCACGTGCTGTTCGCGCCGCCGTTTATCTGCACGCCGCAGGATATCGACAGCATTGTCGAGCGCTTTGCCGCCGCGGTGCGGGCGGTGCTGCCGGCCGCGGCGACCGCCACGGCCTGA
- a CDS encoding dioxygenase (K00517: E1.14.-.-; [EC:1.14.-.-]), whose protein sequence is MQETTAPVCGTAAPLAYTLPAHYYTSQEVFEQEKKTIFARSWVCVMHKSQVAENNQYATVKVAGENVFVVRGRDGVLRAFYNVCPHRAHELFADGAGKARNVITCPYHAWSFGLDGKLIHVRNAENVPGFCKDNAGLTPVRVEEFCGLVFVNLDMDAKPLAELAGSLNDEIRARCPDVDKLVPAHKLTYEMKANWKVVVDNYLECLHCQTAHPALVESIRMETYKHEVRGLFTSQVGQTRSGSDAFTYDSDAPNTDFAAYWLWPNVTLNVLPGDGNYGVFYMFPVDADTTIQHFEFYFRDSTPTAEQEQLIEYYKNVLKPEDLSIVESVQRGLKSRGYRNGQGPLLVTDDKTSAIGEHGVQHFQQMVLDALAA, encoded by the coding sequence ATGCAAGAGACCACCGCCCCCGTCTGCGGCACCGCCGCCCCGCTGGCTTACACGCTGCCGGCCCACTACTACACCTCTCAGGAAGTCTTCGAGCAGGAAAAGAAGACGATCTTCGCGCGCAGCTGGGTGTGCGTGATGCACAAGAGCCAGGTGGCCGAGAACAACCAGTACGCCACGGTGAAGGTGGCCGGCGAGAACGTGTTCGTGGTGCGCGGCCGCGACGGCGTGCTGCGCGCGTTCTACAACGTCTGCCCGCACCGCGCCCACGAGCTGTTCGCCGACGGCGCCGGCAAGGCCAGGAACGTCATCACCTGCCCGTACCACGCCTGGTCGTTCGGCCTGGACGGCAAGCTGATCCATGTGCGCAACGCCGAGAACGTGCCGGGCTTCTGCAAGGACAACGCCGGCCTGACGCCGGTGCGCGTGGAGGAGTTCTGCGGCCTGGTCTTCGTCAACCTGGACATGGACGCCAAGCCGCTGGCCGAGCTGGCGGGCAGCCTCAACGACGAGATCCGCGCGCGCTGCCCGGATGTCGACAAGCTGGTGCCGGCGCACAAGCTCACCTACGAGATGAAGGCCAACTGGAAGGTGGTGGTCGACAACTACCTGGAGTGCCTGCACTGCCAGACCGCGCACCCGGCGCTGGTCGAGTCAATCAGGATGGAGACCTACAAGCACGAAGTGCGCGGCCTCTTCACCAGCCAGGTCGGCCAGACCCGCTCGGGCAGCGATGCCTTCACCTATGACAGCGACGCCCCCAACACCGACTTCGCTGCCTACTGGCTGTGGCCCAACGTCACGCTGAACGTGCTGCCGGGCGACGGCAACTACGGCGTGTTCTATATGTTCCCGGTGGATGCCGACACCACCATCCAGCACTTCGAGTTCTACTTCCGCGACAGCACGCCCACGGCCGAGCAGGAGCAGCTGATCGAGTACTACAAGAACGTCCTCAAGCCGGAAGATCTGAGCATCGTCGAATCGGTGCAGCGCGGCCTGAAGTCGCGCGGCTACCGCAACGGGCAGGGCCCGCTGCTGGTCACCGACGACAAAACCTCCGCCATCGGCGAGCACGGCGTGCAGCACTTCCAGCAGATGGTGCTCGACGCCCTGGCCGCCTGA
- a CDS encoding aldehyde dehydrogenase (K00130: betB, gbsA; betaine-aldehyde dehydrogenase [EC:1.2.1.8]) — protein MIQTQLYIDGQWQSPIDHGTRAILSPADESVIAQAAEATRADARLAIAAARKAFDGPWRQTTIRDRARLLNKIAELIDRDAEKLAHLESLNTGKTLTESRTDMGDIAATFRYFAGLVASESGAVNEAPHHVISRTLREPVGVCGLITPWNYPLLQAAWKIAPALGAGNTVVIKPSNLTPLTTHHFTQLVAELDLPPGVFNLVTAGAEVGAELAESLDVDLVSFTGGAYAGESIMKAATGNFKRIGLELGGKNPNIVFADADLDAAVDYALNAAFFHAGQVCSAGSRLMIEDSIYDAFISRLAERLPRIVIGNGFHAETQMGPVQSAQQHEKILGMVQAGIAEGARLVHGGKRPTGDVFKKGYWLEPTLLADVTAEMKIAKEEIFGPVITAERFRSEEEVLRAANDTPYGLAGAVWTRDLDKANRMSRGLRFGTVWVNDYHPYFPEAPWGGYKASGIGRELARVGLDEYTELKHSYINLAPKAMGWFGA, from the coding sequence ATGATCCAGACCCAGCTCTATATCGACGGCCAGTGGCAGTCGCCCATCGACCACGGCACGCGCGCCATCCTGAGCCCGGCCGACGAGTCCGTGATCGCGCAGGCCGCCGAAGCCACCCGCGCCGATGCGCGCCTGGCCATCGCCGCTGCGCGCAAGGCCTTCGACGGTCCCTGGCGCCAGACGACGATCCGTGATCGCGCCAGACTGCTGAACAAGATCGCCGAACTGATCGACCGCGATGCCGAGAAGCTCGCCCACCTGGAGTCGCTCAACACCGGCAAGACGCTGACCGAGAGCCGCACCGACATGGGCGATATCGCCGCAACCTTCCGCTACTTCGCGGGGCTGGTCGCATCCGAGTCGGGCGCCGTCAACGAAGCGCCGCACCATGTGATCAGCCGCACCCTGCGCGAGCCGGTCGGCGTGTGCGGCCTGATCACGCCGTGGAACTACCCGCTGCTGCAGGCCGCGTGGAAGATCGCGCCCGCGCTGGGCGCCGGCAATACCGTGGTGATCAAGCCCAGCAACCTGACGCCGCTGACCACGCACCACTTCACGCAACTGGTGGCCGAGCTGGACCTGCCGCCGGGCGTGTTCAACCTGGTGACCGCCGGCGCCGAAGTCGGCGCCGAGCTGGCCGAAAGCCTGGACGTGGACCTGGTGTCCTTCACCGGCGGCGCCTATGCCGGCGAAAGCATCATGAAGGCCGCCACCGGCAACTTCAAGCGCATCGGCCTGGAGCTGGGCGGCAAAAACCCCAACATCGTCTTTGCCGATGCCGACCTGGATGCCGCGGTCGATTACGCGCTCAACGCCGCGTTCTTCCATGCCGGGCAGGTCTGCTCCGCCGGCTCGCGCCTGATGATCGAAGACAGCATCTATGATGCATTCATCAGCCGGCTGGCCGAGCGCCTGCCGCGCATCGTGATCGGCAACGGCTTCCATGCCGAGACCCAGATGGGCCCGGTGCAGTCGGCGCAACAGCACGAGAAGATTTTGGGCATGGTGCAGGCCGGCATTGCCGAGGGCGCACGCCTGGTCCATGGCGGCAAGCGGCCGACGGGGGACGTGTTCAAGAAGGGCTACTGGCTGGAACCGACGCTGCTGGCCGACGTGACTGCCGAGATGAAGATTGCGAAGGAAGAGATTTTCGGGCCGGTGATCACGGCCGAGCGCTTCCGCTCCGAGGAAGAAGTGCTGCGTGCAGCCAACGACACCCCGTACGGCCTGGCCGGCGCGGTCTGGACCCGCGACCTGGACAAGGCCAACCGGATGTCGCGCGGCCTGCGCTTCGGCACGGTATGGGTGAACGACTACCACCCGTACTTCCCGGAAGCGCCGTGGGGCGGCTACAAGGCGAGCGGCATCGGCCGCGAGCTGGCCCGCGTCGGCCTGGACGAGTACACCGAACTCAAGCACAGCTATATCAACCTGGCCCCCAAGGCGATGGGCTGGTTTGGCGCCTGA
- a CDS encoding choline dehydrogenase (K00108: E1.1.99.1, betA, CHDH; choline dehydrogenase [EC:1.1.99.1]) produces MQAIHEYDYIIVGAGSAGCVLAARLTEDADVSVLLLEAGGPDWRLDWRTQMPAALAYPLQGTTYNWAYVTEPEPHMNNRRMTQGRGKGLGGSSLINGMVYIRGNAMDYDGWAANRSLENWSYADCLPYFRKAETYDKGANDYHGSNGPLHVTTPKADISPLFRAFIQAGEQAGYGQTDDLNGYRQEGFGPMDRTTTARGRRCSTSLAYLDQAKDRPNLTVHTRALANRILFSGQRAIGVSYMQGDHVREARARREVIVSNGAIASPQLLLRSGVGNADELRAFCIESVADLKGVGENLQDHLEMYLQYECTKPVSLYPALKWWNKPAIGIEWYLRGTGIAASNHFEAGGFIRSSDDFAWPNLQYHFIPLAMNYDGSNPVQSHGFQCHVGSMRSPSTGFVKLASRDPRAKPRLLFNYMAHDVDWREFRAAVRLTREIIGQQAMDQFRGREIKPGMMIQSDAEIDAFVREHAETALHPSCTCKMGDASDPMAVVDNQGRVHGLSGLRVVDASIMPKIITGNLNAPTIMMAEKLADVIRGRAPLQRSTAPYYKAKPARSATLADAPGQQPSAARMPMPMPA; encoded by the coding sequence ATGCAGGCAATCCATGAGTACGACTACATCATCGTCGGCGCGGGCTCGGCCGGCTGCGTGCTGGCCGCGCGGCTGACCGAGGATGCCGATGTCTCGGTGCTGCTGCTGGAAGCCGGCGGCCCCGACTGGCGCCTGGACTGGCGCACGCAGATGCCGGCCGCGCTGGCGTATCCGCTGCAGGGCACGACCTACAACTGGGCCTATGTGACCGAGCCCGAGCCGCATATGAACAACCGCCGCATGACGCAGGGCCGCGGCAAGGGGCTGGGTGGTTCGTCGCTGATCAACGGCATGGTCTATATCCGCGGCAACGCGATGGACTACGACGGCTGGGCCGCAAACCGGTCGCTGGAGAACTGGAGCTACGCCGACTGCCTGCCCTACTTCCGCAAGGCGGAGACCTACGACAAGGGCGCCAACGACTACCACGGCAGCAACGGCCCGCTGCACGTGACCACGCCCAAGGCCGATATCAGCCCGCTGTTCCGCGCCTTTATCCAGGCCGGCGAGCAGGCCGGCTACGGCCAGACCGACGACCTGAACGGCTACCGGCAGGAAGGCTTCGGCCCGATGGACCGCACCACCACCGCGCGCGGGCGCCGCTGCAGCACCTCGCTCGCCTACCTGGACCAGGCCAAGGACCGGCCGAACCTCACCGTGCATACGCGTGCGCTGGCCAATCGCATCCTGTTCTCGGGGCAGCGCGCCATCGGTGTCTCGTACATGCAGGGCGACCACGTGCGCGAAGCCCGCGCACGCCGCGAAGTGATCGTCAGCAACGGCGCGATCGCCTCGCCGCAACTGCTGCTGCGCTCGGGCGTGGGCAATGCGGACGAACTGCGCGCCTTCTGCATCGAGTCGGTCGCAGACCTGAAGGGCGTCGGCGAAAACCTGCAGGACCACCTCGAGATGTACCTGCAGTACGAATGCACCAAGCCGGTCTCGCTGTATCCCGCGCTGAAGTGGTGGAACAAGCCGGCCATCGGCATCGAGTGGTACCTGCGCGGCACCGGCATCGCCGCGTCCAACCACTTCGAGGCGGGCGGCTTTATTCGCAGCAGCGATGACTTCGCCTGGCCCAACCTGCAGTACCACTTCATCCCGCTGGCGATGAACTACGACGGCAGCAACCCGGTGCAGTCGCATGGCTTCCAGTGCCATGTCGGCTCGATGCGCTCGCCCAGCACCGGCTTTGTCAAGCTGGCCAGCCGCGATCCGCGCGCGAAGCCGCGCCTGCTGTTCAACTACATGGCGCATGACGTCGACTGGCGCGAGTTCCGTGCCGCGGTGCGCCTGACGCGCGAGATCATCGGCCAGCAGGCGATGGACCAGTTCCGCGGCCGCGAGATCAAGCCCGGCATGATGATCCAGAGCGATGCCGAGATCGACGCCTTCGTGCGCGAGCACGCCGAGACCGCGCTGCACCCGTCCTGCACCTGCAAGATGGGCGACGCCTCCGACCCGATGGCCGTGGTGGACAACCAGGGCCGGGTGCATGGGCTGTCGGGCCTGCGCGTGGTCGATGCCTCGATCATGCCGAAGATCATCACCGGCAACCTGAACGCGCCCACGATCATGATGGCCGAGAAACTGGCCGATGTGATCCGCGGCCGGGCACCACTGCAACGCTCGACGGCGCCTTACTACAAGGCCAAACCCGCGCGCAGCGCCACGCTCGCGGACGCGCCAGGGCAACAGCCGTCGGCCGCGCGAATGCCGATGCCGATGCCTGCCTGA
- a CDS encoding choline dehydrogenase has translation MLRKCFAPRRALQGALPLMLCQALAAQAQATDDAATTLAVAPVPQVTATVPPAEAAAPSPLTANMTLTSQYVSRGFRQTWGKPAVQGGIDYAHPSGFSAGTWMSSISDKFIEGGTVEWDLYAGYTGTVGDFVYAGQIYYYLYPGAKLQYAQTKYNYGEAVASLTYKWFNVKYWLTYTRDYFGYNSASLLSGNDLHSRGSGYLDINGTFDLGHGVSLLLHYGQERVRNFAAYSFRDVRVAVSKAFEGGWTLTGAYTRGWGRTDVYDNYTTGALDSSGNPSVSNPLKSTFLVSLTKTF, from the coding sequence ATGCTGCGCAAATGCTTTGCTCCAAGACGGGCCCTGCAAGGCGCCCTGCCCCTGATGCTGTGCCAGGCGCTGGCCGCGCAGGCGCAGGCGACCGACGATGCTGCAACCACGCTGGCCGTCGCGCCGGTGCCGCAGGTCACTGCTACCGTACCGCCGGCCGAGGCTGCCGCACCGTCGCCGCTGACGGCCAACATGACCCTGACCTCTCAGTACGTCTCGCGCGGCTTCCGCCAGACCTGGGGAAAGCCTGCTGTGCAGGGCGGCATCGACTACGCCCATCCGAGCGGCTTCTCCGCCGGCACCTGGATGTCGAGCATCAGCGACAAGTTCATCGAGGGCGGCACGGTCGAATGGGACCTGTATGCGGGCTACACCGGCACGGTGGGCGATTTCGTCTATGCCGGCCAGATCTATTACTACCTGTACCCGGGCGCGAAGCTGCAGTACGCACAGACCAAATACAACTACGGCGAGGCGGTCGCGTCGCTGACCTACAAGTGGTTCAACGTCAAGTACTGGCTGACCTACACCCGCGACTACTTCGGGTATAACAGCGCCTCGCTGCTGAGCGGCAACGACCTGCACAGCCGCGGCTCGGGCTACCTGGACATCAACGGCACCTTCGACCTCGGCCACGGCGTCTCGCTGCTGCTGCACTACGGCCAGGAGCGCGTGCGCAACTTTGCCGCCTACAGCTTCCGCGACGTGCGCGTGGCGGTATCCAAGGCCTTCGAGGGTGGCTGGACGCTGACCGGCGCCTATACGCGCGGCTGGGGGCGTACCGACGTCTATGACAACTACACCACCGGGGCGCTGGATTCGTCCGGCAACCCTTCCGTTTCCAACCCGCTGAAAAGCACGTTCCTGGTCTCGCTGACCAAGACGTTCTGA
- a CDS encoding amino acid permease, which yields MYSQKDALSLGAQAPLAPAQQQTQSTQPHELQRTLTWKDAFWVTSGVPAGVLFTIGGVSATIGNPAWVIWIIAILVGFAQCFVYAEISGLYPHKSGGASVYGALGWVRYSKFVAPVSVWCNWVAWSPMLALGTSLAAGYMLSALFPPDSVINTWQLTLLDLGFVSKGLTLRVNSTFILATAFLLITFKLQHSGASAAATTQRILGIASLTPLVVIALVPMFTGDMPSTSFLPLLPLTHDASGAAVLGGWNAAGISTAMGAMFLACWSTFGFETAVCYTREFKDPQKDTFKAIFWSGVLCLFMFIAVPIAFQGSLGLTGMLEPSIVDGSGVGAAMARFVGGGAVVFNVIVVMLVLAILLIVMTSMMGSSRTLYQASLDGWLPRYLSHVNEHGAPTRAMWTDLVFNLFLLLMSNYMAVLSISNVCYMIFVFLNLQSGWIHRMDRPDWARPYKCKNWLLALGAFFGFFDLAFVGAGANFQGENTLRNGLIAALLIVPVFVYRHYIQDKGRFPKSMRRDMELPNARAGVLPYVALIVGGLVVWIAAKLTVIT from the coding sequence GTGTATTCACAGAAAGACGCGCTGTCGCTCGGCGCGCAGGCGCCGCTCGCCCCTGCCCAGCAACAGACGCAATCAACCCAACCCCATGAACTGCAGCGCACGCTGACCTGGAAGGATGCCTTCTGGGTTACCAGCGGCGTGCCCGCGGGCGTGCTCTTCACCATCGGCGGCGTATCCGCCACCATTGGCAACCCTGCGTGGGTGATCTGGATCATCGCCATCCTGGTCGGCTTTGCGCAGTGCTTCGTCTACGCCGAGATCTCGGGGCTGTATCCGCACAAGTCCGGCGGCGCCTCGGTGTATGGCGCGCTCGGCTGGGTGCGCTACAGCAAGTTCGTCGCGCCGGTATCGGTGTGGTGCAACTGGGTGGCCTGGTCGCCGATGCTGGCGCTGGGCACCAGTCTTGCCGCCGGCTATATGCTGAGCGCGCTGTTCCCGCCCGATTCGGTCATCAATACTTGGCAACTGACGCTGCTGGACCTGGGCTTCGTCAGCAAAGGCCTGACGCTGCGGGTGAACTCCACCTTTATCCTGGCCACGGCCTTCCTGCTGATCACCTTCAAGCTGCAGCACAGCGGCGCGTCGGCCGCGGCCACCACGCAGCGCATCCTGGGCATCGCCTCGCTGACGCCGCTGGTGGTGATCGCGCTGGTGCCGATGTTCACCGGCGACATGCCGTCCACCAGCTTCCTGCCGCTGCTGCCGCTGACGCACGATGCCTCGGGCGCCGCGGTGCTGGGTGGCTGGAACGCCGCCGGCATCAGCACCGCGATGGGCGCGATGTTCCTGGCGTGCTGGTCGACCTTCGGCTTCGAGACCGCGGTCTGCTACACCCGCGAGTTCAAGGACCCGCAGAAGGACACCTTCAAGGCGATCTTCTGGTCCGGCGTGCTGTGCCTGTTCATGTTCATCGCGGTGCCGATCGCCTTCCAGGGCTCGCTCGGGCTAACGGGAATGCTGGAACCGTCCATCGTCGACGGCTCCGGCGTGGGCGCGGCCATGGCGCGCTTCGTCGGCGGCGGTGCGGTGGTGTTCAACGTGATCGTGGTGATGCTGGTGCTCGCGATCCTGCTGATCGTGATGACCTCGATGATGGGCTCGTCGCGCACGCTGTACCAGGCCTCGCTCGACGGCTGGCTGCCGCGCTACCTCTCGCACGTCAACGAGCACGGCGCCCCGACGCGCGCGATGTGGACGGACCTGGTGTTCAACCTGTTCCTGCTGCTGATGTCGAACTACATGGCGGTGCTGTCGATCTCCAACGTCTGCTATATGATCTTCGTGTTCCTGAACCTGCAGTCGGGCTGGATCCACCGCATGGACCGCCCGGACTGGGCGCGCCCGTACAAGTGCAAGAACTGGCTGCTGGCACTGGGCGCGTTCTTCGGGTTCTTCGACCTGGCCTTCGTCGGCGCCGGGGCCAACTTCCAGGGCGAGAACACGCTGCGCAACGGCCTGATCGCCGCGCTGCTGATCGTGCCGGTGTTCGTGTACCGCCACTACATCCAGGACAAGGGCCGGTTCCCCAAGTCGATGCGACGCGACATGGAACTGCCCAATGCCCGCGCCGGCGTGCTGCCCTACGTGGCGCTGATCGTCGGCGGCCTGGTGGTGTGGATCGCTGCCAAGCTGACGGTGATCACCTGA
- a CDS encoding ferredoxin (K00492: E1.14.13.-; [EC:1.14.13.-]) — protein sequence MTDTLRVRVGRVEPLAAGIKRFTLQPCDGGAMPAFDSGSHVVVHMDGGRLRNAYSLTSALDNPAHYQIAVRLEEASRGGSRYMHERVREGDELHIGAPANLFGLDHGTGRHLLIAGGIGITPFMTHIQALAARNAEFQLHYCFRNRQSAAFLDVLPGTLQPGQLHLYESDTGTMLDIAALIAAQPADTHVYVCGPSVLNDAVVNAARAAGWDAGRIHFEQFRNEVDATGGAFEAVLQKSGRTLQVGADESLLRAIEKAGVKVDCMCREGICGSCETAILDGEADHRDQYLSDAEKTAQKTMMLCVSRCKGQRLVLDL from the coding sequence ATGACTGACACGCTCCGCGTACGCGTCGGCCGCGTCGAGCCGCTGGCCGCCGGCATCAAGCGCTTCACCCTGCAACCCTGCGACGGCGGTGCGATGCCCGCCTTCGACAGCGGCAGCCACGTGGTTGTCCATATGGACGGCGGCCGGCTGCGCAACGCCTACTCGCTGACCAGCGCGCTGGACAACCCGGCGCACTACCAGATCGCCGTGCGGCTGGAAGAGGCCTCGCGCGGCGGCTCGCGCTACATGCACGAGCGGGTGCGCGAGGGCGACGAGCTGCACATCGGCGCACCGGCCAACCTGTTCGGCCTGGACCACGGCACCGGCCGCCACCTGCTGATCGCCGGCGGCATCGGCATCACGCCGTTCATGACGCATATCCAGGCGCTGGCGGCGCGCAACGCCGAGTTCCAGCTGCACTACTGCTTCCGCAACCGGCAGTCCGCGGCCTTCCTGGACGTATTGCCGGGCACGCTGCAGCCCGGCCAGCTCCATCTCTATGAGAGCGATACCGGCACCATGCTCGACATCGCCGCGCTGATCGCCGCGCAGCCGGCCGATACGCATGTCTATGTGTGCGGGCCGTCGGTACTGAACGATGCGGTGGTCAACGCGGCGCGCGCGGCTGGCTGGGACGCGGGCCGCATCCACTTCGAGCAGTTCCGCAACGAGGTGGACGCCACCGGCGGCGCGTTCGAGGCCGTGCTGCAGAAGAGCGGGCGGACGCTGCAGGTCGGGGCGGACGAGTCGCTGTTGCGCGCCATCGAGAAGGCCGGCGTCAAGGTGGACTGCATGTGCCGCGAGGGCATCTGCGGGTCGTGCGAGACCGCCATCCTGGACGGTGAGGCCGACCATCGCGACCAGTACCTGTCGGATGCGGAGAAGACGGCGCAGAAGACCATGATGCTGTGCGTGTCGCGTTGCAAGGGGCAGAGGCTGGTGCTGGATCTTTAA
- a CDS encoding vanillate O-demethylase oxidoreductase VanB: MPTETDRIERSILIEAPVARVWHALTDADTFGSWFGVKFDGVTFAPGQRAVGSITYPGYEYLKFDVQVERMEPEKLLSWRWHPAPLERGRDYSDEPATLVEFTLREVDGGTMLTVVESGFDQIPPERRMDAFRINSSGWDEQVNNVRKHLTGAA, encoded by the coding sequence ATGCCGACCGAAACCGACCGCATCGAACGCAGCATCCTGATAGAAGCCCCCGTGGCGCGCGTCTGGCACGCGCTGACCGATGCCGACACCTTCGGCAGCTGGTTTGGCGTCAAGTTTGACGGCGTCACTTTCGCCCCCGGCCAGCGCGCTGTCGGCAGCATCACCTACCCCGGCTACGAATACCTGAAGTTCGACGTGCAGGTCGAACGCATGGAGCCGGAAAAGCTGCTGTCCTGGCGCTGGCACCCGGCCCCGCTGGAACGCGGGCGCGACTATTCCGACGAACCGGCCACGCTGGTGGAATTCACGCTCCGGGAGGTGGACGGCGGCACCATGCTGACCGTGGTGGAGTCCGGCTTCGACCAGATCCCGCCCGAACGCCGCATGGACGCCTTTCGCATCAACAGCAGCGGCTGGGATGAACAAGTGAACAATGTCCGCAAGCATCTCACCGGCGCTGCCTGA